A genomic region of Arvicola amphibius chromosome X, mArvAmp1.2, whole genome shotgun sequence contains the following coding sequences:
- the Nap1l2 gene encoding nucleosome assembly protein 1-like 2, protein MAESADHKELSESNQEELGSQVMAEGQGECQDHSEGASVEHGEGGERGEESAAAGIGEEGKGEEAAAGSGEGAAKSGDADEDSDADRPKGLIGYLLDTDFVESLPVKVKYRVFALKKLQTRAAHLESKFLREFHDIERKFAEMYQPLLEKRRQIINAVYEPTEEECAYKSDCEDYFEEAMEEEEETTGNEEGMVHEYVDEDDGYEDCYYDYDDDDDDDDEEDESTGATGGEESNEEDPKGIPDFWLTVLKNVEALTPLIKKYDEPILKLLTDIKVKLSEPGEPLSFTLEFHFKPNEYFKNELLTKTYVLKSKLSCFDPHPYRGTAIEYATGCDIDWNEGKNVTLRTIKKKQRHRIWGTFRTVTEDFPKDSFFNFFSPHGISLNGGDENDDFLLGHNLRTYIIPRSVLFFSGDALESQQEGVVREVNDEIYDKIIYDDWMAAIEEVKACCKNLEALVEDIDR, encoded by the coding sequence ATGGCCGAGTCAGCCGATCATAAGGAACTGTCTGAATCCAACCAGGAAGAGCTTGGTAGCCAGGTAATGGCGGAGGGGCAGGGGGAATGTCAGGACCACAGTGAAGGTGCCTCCGTTGAGCATGGAGAAGGCGGGGAACGCGGTGAAGAATCCGCTGCTGCTGGAATCGGGGAAGAGGGAAAAGGTGAAGAAGCTGCTGCAGGGTCCGGGGAAGGTGCGGCGAAAAGCGGGGATGCTGATGAGGACTCTGACGCAGATCGTCCAAAAGGACTTATCGGTTATCTTTTAGATACCGATTTTGTTGAAAGTCTCCCGGTGAAAGTTAAGTACCGTGTGTtcgctcttaaaaagctgcaaaCGAGAGCTGCCCATTTGGAATCCAAATTCCTGAGGGAATTTCATGACATTGAAAGGAAGTTTGCTGAAATGTATCAACCTTTACTGGAAAAAAGACGTCAGATCATCAATGCAGTCTATGAACCCACAGAAGAGGAATGTGCATATAAATCAGACTGTGAGGACTATTTTGAGGAGGcgatggaagaggaggaagagactaCCGGCAATGAAGAGGGCATGGTGCATGAATATGTTGATGAAGATGATGGTTATGAGGACTGTTATTATGAttatgatgacgacgacgacgacgacgacgaggAAGATGAGAGCACCGGGGCCACCGGAGGAGAAGAGAGTAACGAAGAGGATCCTAAGGGAATTCCGGACTTTTGGTTGACTGTTTTAAAAAACGTTGAAGCACTCACTCCTTTGATTAAGAAGTATGACGAGCCTATTCTGAAGCTGCTGACAGATATTAAAGTGAAGCTTTCGGAACCCGGGGAGCCACTCAGCTTCACACTCGAATTTCACTTCAAACCCAATGAATATTTCAAGAATGAGCTGTTGACAAAGACTTATGTCCTTAAGTCAAAGCTTTCCTGCTTTGATCCTCACCCCTACAGGGGAACTGCCATTGAGTATGCCACCGGCTGCGACATAGAttggaatgaaggaaagaatgtCACTTTGAGGACCAtcaagaagaaacagagacatcGCATCTGGGGAACATTCCGAACCGTGACCGAAGATTTTCCCAAGGActctttcttcaatttcttctctcCTCATGGGATCAGCTTAAATGGTGGGGATGAAAATGATGATTTTTTACTTGGTCATAATTTACGTACTTACATAATTCCAAGATCAGTGTTGTTTTTCTCAGGTGATGCACTTGAATCTCAGCAGGAGGGTGTAGTTAGGGAAGTAAATGATGAAATTTATGACAAAATTATTTATGATGATTGGATGGCTGCAATTGAGGAGGTTAAAGCTTGTTGCAAGAATCTCGAGGCATTGGTAGAAGACATTGATCGCTAA